A region from the Ctenopharyngodon idella isolate HZGC_01 chromosome 13, HZGC01, whole genome shotgun sequence genome encodes:
- the LOC127524914 gene encoding rab11 family-interacting protein 2 has translation MSLGEQSQKWFPTHVQATVLQATDLQPKGKNGTNDAYTIIQLGKEKYSTSVAEKTLNPVWKEEASFELPGLLMESNPEVYELCLTVMHRSLVGLDKFLGQKLINLNEIFDNKERRKIDWYTLDSRPGKKRKDRGKIQVSIQFVRNNMTASMFDLSMRDKPRSPFSKLKEKMKGRKHDGAFSDTSSAILPRSGQSEADSLPDQHPHPQAAPEPKPKRSLLTGTQKLSAAHSMSDLIGTHFRPKLDSVNSVEEKRGATSHRHSQSDGYGCPTSDVPCDPFSDIGDNMPQKFATLPRNRNPFEGDQGMWGAEKKEKKEKVGLLGRVTGKKEGKKAATGARTGSSGDLRSPNPFTNETSSETNPFLSHYRSSDNMRKPTSNEDLTQRFKTSPDKKHGMKSAREHEPEHLQMSMAAYSNLSFQEVVQELIKQKEVVKKKDAHIRELEDYIDNLLVRVMEETPSILRTPYEPKRKAGKISKK, from the exons ATGTCATTGGGCGAACAGTCGCAGAAGTGGTTTCCAACTCATGTCCAAGCCACTGTTCTGCAAGCCACAGACCTGCAACCAAAGGGCAAGAACGGCACCAACGATGCCTACACGATCATCCAGCTGGGCAAAGAGAAGTACTCCACATCAGTGGCAGAGAAGACTCTCAACCCGGTGTGGAAGGAAGAGGCTTCGTTTGAACTTCCAGGGCTGCTGATGGAGAGCAATCCAGAGGTTTATGAGCTGTGCCTCACGGTGATGCACAGGTCCCTGGTTGGATTGGATAAATTTCTGGGCCAAAAACTCATCAACTTAAATGAGATATTTGACAACAAGGAACGACGGAAAATTGA cTGGTACACTCTAGACTCACGGCCTGGTAAGAAGAGGAAAGATCGAGGCAAGATTCAAGTGAGCATCCAGTTCGTGCGGAACAACATGACCGCCAGCATGTTCGATTTGTCGATGCGAGACAAACCCAGATCGCCGTTCTCCAAGCTCAAGGAAAAGATGAAGGGTCGCAAGCACGACGGTGCCTTTTCAGACACATCTTCTGCCATCCTTCCACGCTCAGGACAGAGCGAGGCTGATTCTCTGCCAGACCAGCACCCGCACCCTCAGGCTGCACCTGAACCCAAGCCAAAACGCTCGCTGCTCACTGGGACGCAGAAACTTTCTGCTGCTCACTCCATGTCTGATCTGATAGGAACTCACTTCAGGCCTAAACTCGACTCTGTGAACTCAGTTGAGGAGAAAA GGGGCGCTACATCTCACCGACACTCTCAGAGCGATGGATATGGTTGCCCAACCAGCGATGTGCCATGTGATCCCTTTTCCGACATCGGAGACAACATGCCCCAGAAATTCGCCACTCTCCCTCGAAACCGCAATCCCTTCGAGGGTGATCAGGGGATGTGGGGGGCagagaagaaagagaagaaagagaagGTCGGTCTTCTGGGCAGAGTGACTGGgaagaaggaaggaaagaaagcGGCCACTGGAGCACGGACAGGAAGCTCTGGAGACCTGCGATCTCCAAACCCTTTTACCAATGAAACCTCAAGTGAAACCAACCCTTTCCTCTCACACTACAGATCCAG TGACAACATGAGAAAACCCACTAGTAACGAGGACCTTACTCAGAGATTCAAAACCTCTCCCGACAAGAAGCATGGCATGAAATCTGCAAGAGAACAT GAGCCTGAACATCTGCAGATGAGTATGGCGGCCTACAGCAATCTCTCCTTTCAGGAAGTGGTGCAAGAGCTCATCAAGCAGAAAGAGGTGGTAAAAAAGAAAGATGCTCATATTCGGGAGCTGGAGGACTACATTGATAACCTGCTGGTCAGGGTAATGGAAGAGACGCCCAGCATCCTGAGAACACCCTATGAGCCCAAGAGAAAAGCTGGGAAGATCTCGAAGAAGTAA